A region from the Arcanobacterium buesumense genome encodes:
- the recN gene encoding DNA repair protein RecN has product MIEELQIKDLGVIEQAHVHFGPGLNALTGETGAGKTMALTSLMMLMGNKIDSAKVRVGAQAAVVDGTFVVDGSSPAVNIVQNAGGNVDFDGDQAIIYISRHLPASGRTKAYVGGHPVPLAVLKELSEHLVTVHGQTDQLRLKAPKAQRDALDEFGGNDIAEAIGQYRNSWDKYQALLAEREDFRSQVAQAGTERLALEALITRVDAIQPRVGEEDELKAQAILLENIEDVRHAMTESVNALDSEDNGALYQLDQAVNYLEKIANSDPEIADMVVTLRELNSRASDISNELGRRLSLLDADPEKLNAIHERRAQLKTLQQDLGMGLAEIIDRRAHADERLAEIANPQQVLEDITLAVEQEYERLTSYGEQLHRLRVKYGQKLGKQVSVELAKLAMKDATFSVSVTLAKEPGMHGMDQVEFQLAPHRGSPLFPLGQTASGGEMSRVMLALEVVLAQDIAVRGHTFIFDEVDAGIGGKTALSIGERLAILGRKCQVIAVTHLAQVAAYATRHITVQKSSSQSGGITDVSVLDQAQRTGELARMLSGHEESEAALAHAAELLRSVHMS; this is encoded by the coding sequence ATGATTGAAGAACTACAAATTAAAGATTTAGGTGTTATTGAGCAGGCGCACGTTCATTTCGGTCCGGGACTCAATGCGCTGACAGGGGAAACCGGCGCCGGAAAAACTATGGCATTGACTTCGTTGATGATGTTAATGGGAAATAAAATCGACTCCGCAAAAGTGCGGGTTGGGGCACAAGCAGCCGTTGTTGATGGGACATTTGTTGTTGACGGTTCGTCGCCAGCTGTAAATATCGTGCAAAATGCCGGCGGAAATGTCGACTTTGACGGCGATCAAGCTATTATTTATATCAGTCGTCATTTGCCCGCTTCAGGGCGGACAAAAGCCTACGTTGGTGGACATCCTGTGCCACTTGCTGTTCTGAAAGAATTGAGTGAGCATCTGGTAACTGTGCATGGTCAAACCGATCAGCTTCGGCTAAAAGCGCCTAAAGCACAACGAGATGCATTAGACGAATTTGGTGGAAACGATATTGCTGAAGCTATTGGGCAATATCGAAATAGTTGGGATAAGTATCAGGCTTTGCTCGCTGAACGTGAAGATTTCCGTTCGCAAGTAGCGCAGGCCGGCACCGAACGTCTCGCATTAGAAGCACTGATCACGCGTGTTGATGCTATTCAACCACGTGTTGGTGAAGAAGATGAGTTAAAAGCACAAGCAATATTGCTGGAAAATATTGAAGATGTTCGCCACGCCATGACCGAAAGTGTAAATGCGTTAGATTCGGAAGACAACGGCGCACTCTACCAACTTGATCAGGCGGTTAACTATCTGGAAAAAATTGCAAATAGTGATCCCGAAATTGCTGATATGGTTGTCACATTACGTGAATTGAATTCTCGTGCATCAGATATTTCAAATGAATTAGGAAGACGGCTTTCTCTTCTCGATGCTGATCCAGAGAAGTTGAATGCGATTCACGAGCGCCGTGCACAATTAAAAACATTACAACAAGATCTTGGTATGGGGTTAGCTGAGATTATTGACCGACGAGCTCATGCTGATGAGCGGCTAGCGGAAATCGCTAACCCACAGCAGGTTTTAGAAGATATTACTTTAGCGGTTGAACAGGAATATGAGCGGCTTACATCGTATGGTGAACAATTACACCGGCTTCGAGTAAAGTATGGGCAAAAATTAGGTAAGCAAGTCAGTGTAGAGCTAGCAAAACTCGCCATGAAAGATGCCACATTTTCAGTGTCGGTGACGTTAGCCAAAGAGCCAGGAATGCACGGCATGGACCAAGTTGAGTTCCAGCTTGCACCGCATCGGGGAAGTCCTCTTTTCCCTCTTGGGCAAACTGCATCGGGTGGTGAAATGTCACGTGTGATGCTGGCGCTTGAAGTCGTTTTGGCACAGGATATTGCAGTTCGTGGACACACTTTTATTTTCGACGAAGTTGACGCAGGAATTGGCGGAAAGACGGCACTTTCTATAGGTGAGCGGCTGGCAATATTAGGGCGTAAATGTCAAGTTATTGCGGTGACTCATTTGGCTCAAGTAGCTGCTTACGCCACCCGGCATATCACGGTTCAAAAGAGCTCATCTCAGTCAGGTGGAATCACAGATGTCAGTGTTTTAGATCAGGCTCAACGTACTGGTGAACTGGCTCGGATGCTATCGGGACACGAAGAATCAGAAGCGGCACTCGCCCACGCCGCTGAGTTACTTCGCTCCGTTCATATGTCATGA
- a CDS encoding NAD kinase: protein MTRKVGLLSHNRNPDVIASARHIAQALTASGIDVSWLDPVPHSYDDTCGKRPELHEVGDIEIVLVIGGDGTILRAAELTYGSNIPILGINYGHMGFLAEADPESMTHVISAIQHGEWTVDTRMAVQVSIEMPHGSTTCSWALNEVSIEKDPMSRMVEADISIDGVPLSSFSCDTVLVSTPTGSTAYSFSAGGPVVWPDVDALVVTPVAAHALFARPLVVSPDSHVAVDINSENAHVWCDGRRLFPAPAQTRVTVTRDNHRVQLARLNAMPFTGRLVRKFNLPTKGWRSNGDAE from the coding sequence ATGACACGAAAAGTTGGCTTACTATCGCATAATAGAAATCCTGATGTGATCGCCTCAGCGAGGCATATTGCCCAAGCTTTAACAGCATCTGGCATTGACGTATCATGGCTTGATCCGGTGCCTCATAGTTATGATGATACCTGTGGGAAGCGACCTGAATTGCACGAAGTTGGCGATATTGAAATCGTCTTGGTCATAGGTGGCGACGGTACTATTTTGCGCGCTGCTGAGCTTACATACGGTAGCAACATTCCAATTCTAGGGATCAATTACGGGCATATGGGTTTTCTTGCGGAAGCAGATCCAGAGTCCATGACGCATGTTATATCTGCTATTCAGCACGGGGAGTGGACTGTAGATACACGTATGGCAGTGCAGGTAAGCATTGAAATGCCCCATGGTAGTACCACCTGTAGTTGGGCATTAAATGAAGTATCTATTGAAAAAGACCCCATGTCCCGAATGGTGGAAGCAGATATTTCAATCGACGGCGTTCCGTTGTCTTCTTTTAGTTGCGATACTGTTCTTGTTTCTACCCCCACTGGTTCTACGGCGTATTCGTTTTCTGCTGGCGGTCCAGTAGTATGGCCAGATGTTGATGCACTGGTTGTGACACCGGTTGCAGCCCATGCGTTATTTGCTCGTCCGCTCGTTGTGAGCCCAGATTCGCATGTCGCGGTTGATATTAATAGCGAAAACGCGCATGTGTGGTGTGATGGACGACGGCTATTTCCTGCGCCGGCACAAACTCGGGTTACTGTTACCAGAGATAATCACAGAGTCCAGTTGGCCCGCTTGAATGCGATGCCGTTTACCGGGCGTCTTGTTCGTAAATTTAACCTTCCAACCAAAGGATGGCGGAGTAATGGAGACGCTGAATGA
- a CDS encoding TlyA family RNA methyltransferase produces MAKLIRVDAELVRRGLARSRNEAGELIHAGRVFLDKNVVTKPSRQMNPAQALLVNTEDRDDYASRGAYKLLGALEYLGEHQPGIAGVRALDAGASTGGFTDVLLRRGAASVVAVDVGYGQLAWRLREDPRVEVHERTNVRTLRPDVVAPAPDLVVGDLSFISLTLVLPALVSCASKTADFLLMVKPQFEIGKERLGAGGVVRNPEHHVETVMTVAQSARQLGLGIQAIAPSPLPGPAGNVEYFIHMKAGHDDALGIELEHAVRNAVACGPAGMTAK; encoded by the coding sequence ATGGCAAAGTTAATTCGAGTCGATGCAGAGTTGGTGCGACGAGGTTTGGCGCGTTCCCGTAATGAGGCTGGAGAATTAATACATGCCGGGCGGGTTTTTCTTGACAAAAATGTTGTCACTAAACCTTCACGCCAAATGAACCCAGCACAGGCGCTTCTTGTTAATACCGAGGATCGAGACGATTACGCCTCTCGAGGTGCATATAAGCTCCTTGGAGCTCTTGAATATTTAGGTGAACATCAACCAGGTATTGCTGGTGTGCGGGCACTAGATGCCGGTGCGTCAACTGGTGGATTCACAGATGTTTTGTTGCGTCGTGGGGCAGCAAGTGTTGTAGCCGTAGATGTTGGATATGGACAACTGGCGTGGCGACTGCGCGAGGATCCTAGGGTCGAAGTTCATGAACGGACCAACGTACGTACACTTCGACCCGACGTTGTCGCTCCAGCACCTGACCTCGTCGTCGGTGATCTGTCCTTTATTTCCCTGACTCTTGTCTTGCCTGCGCTTGTTTCTTGTGCATCAAAGACGGCAGATTTTTTACTTATGGTCAAACCACAATTTGAAATTGGTAAAGAGCGGTTAGGTGCTGGTGGGGTAGTACGAAACCCTGAACATCATGTTGAAACAGTAATGACAGTTGCGCAATCGGCCCGTCAACTAGGTCTAGGAATCCAAGCAATCGCACCATCCCCTCTACCAGGTCCTGCTGGAAACGTCGAATATTTTATCCATATGAAAGCAGGGCATGACGATGCTTTGGGTATCGAGTTAGAACATGCTGTACGAAATGCAGTGGCATGCGGACCTGCTGGAATGACAGCGAAGTAA
- a CDS encoding HAD-IIA family hydrolase, which yields MSKNHILDSYDVILSDLDGVAYRGASVALGAVEGYQAVKDAGVQVIYMTNNSARVPDQTADQLSALGIPTAPGDVVTSAITGVMLLATLVPAGAKVLPLGAEGVIEALREGGFTIVASADDNPDAVLHGLNPEATWLDLSEAALAIKAGAVYVATNIDATLPRERGEYLGNGSLVAAISHATGVVPPSSGKPEPTMYRLALEKSGGKYPLAVGDRLNTDILGANRAGYDSAHVLTGVARMRDVMLASADERPTYPIFDLRDLTGPYYEPQGDNNGVRVGDAHVQIDDRRIFLNGERIDQERPRLQLREYQALVHAVWQKVDAGHDMSWLPDYEPVWR from the coding sequence ATGAGTAAGAATCACATTCTTGATAGTTATGATGTGATTTTATCTGATCTAGATGGGGTAGCCTACCGCGGAGCAAGCGTAGCGCTTGGAGCCGTTGAAGGATATCAGGCCGTTAAAGATGCCGGAGTGCAGGTCATATATATGACTAACAATTCTGCACGCGTACCTGACCAGACCGCTGATCAGCTCTCTGCTCTTGGTATACCCACCGCGCCTGGTGACGTCGTCACTAGCGCAATAACTGGCGTCATGCTATTAGCTACGCTTGTTCCAGCTGGTGCTAAAGTTCTTCCTCTTGGCGCGGAAGGTGTTATTGAAGCGTTACGCGAAGGTGGATTTACTATAGTGGCATCCGCCGACGATAATCCTGATGCGGTTTTGCATGGACTTAACCCTGAAGCAACATGGCTTGATCTATCTGAAGCTGCATTGGCTATCAAGGCCGGTGCAGTGTATGTAGCAACAAATATTGATGCTACATTGCCACGCGAGCGTGGCGAGTACCTTGGCAATGGATCGTTAGTAGCCGCCATTTCTCACGCAACAGGGGTAGTGCCTCCGTCATCTGGAAAACCAGAGCCAACAATGTACCGTTTGGCACTTGAAAAATCTGGGGGAAAGTATCCACTTGCAGTTGGAGATCGCCTTAACACCGACATTTTGGGGGCTAATCGTGCCGGTTATGACTCGGCACATGTACTAACCGGGGTTGCACGGATGCGTGACGTGATGTTGGCTAGTGCTGATGAACGACCAACCTATCCAATTTTCGACTTGCGAGATTTAACCGGCCCTTATTATGAGCCACAAGGCGACAATAATGGTGTTCGCGTGGGGGACGCTCATGTTCAGATTGATGATCGTCGCATTTTCCTCAATGGTGAACGTATCGATCAGGAAAGGCCGCGATTACAATTACGTGAATATCAAGCACTGGTTCATGCCGTTTGGCAGAAAGTTGATGCTGGCCATGATATGTCATGGCTTCCTGATTATGAACCGGTATGGCGTTAA
- a CDS encoding TMEM175 family protein, translating to MNSGRMEAFSDGVLAIVITIMVLKLALPNDVDWPDIYKLGPTMMAYVLSYIYVGIYWANHHHLIGVTKTISGTTLWKNLHWLFWITLVPAVTEWVGTHPFSPIPTLFYGFVLLMCSITYHFLQRDIVTHLSHDYSEFSGLNRDLKGKISIIAYLIAVPGSLFLPLVSYLIYAAIALTWFIPDTRLEQLFGEE from the coding sequence ATGAATAGTGGACGCATGGAGGCCTTTAGCGACGGCGTTCTCGCCATCGTCATAACAATTATGGTTCTTAAATTGGCGTTGCCCAACGACGTTGACTGGCCAGATATTTATAAACTTGGCCCTACAATGATGGCATACGTATTGAGCTACATATATGTTGGCATCTATTGGGCCAACCACCATCACTTGATCGGAGTCACTAAAACCATCTCTGGCACCACATTATGGAAAAATCTACACTGGCTTTTTTGGATAACTTTGGTACCGGCGGTTACTGAATGGGTAGGTACGCATCCATTTTCCCCAATTCCAACATTATTTTACGGTTTCGTTCTTCTGATGTGCTCAATTACTTACCATTTTCTACAACGTGATATTGTGACACATTTGAGCCATGACTACTCTGAATTTTCCGGATTAAATCGTGATTTGAAGGGAAAAATATCGATTATTGCCTATCTTATTGCGGTTCCCGGATCACTCTTTTTACCGCTTGTTTCATACCTTATTTATGCTGCTATTGCGCTTACTTGGTTCATCCCTGACACTCGCTTAGAGCAACTTTTTGGCGAGGAGTAA
- a CDS encoding DUF5692 family protein: protein MGSCHFFLILPISLGIFWWPYSTAGTTTAGWFPVVKHYSALLGSLSLVVECPKNLGHSRWNVTFVVFLIFAALIIIIFLIIKKDENALFERRRHE, encoded by the coding sequence GTGGGCAGTTGTCATTTTTTCCTCATACTTCCCATTAGTTTAGGGATTTTTTGGTGGCCATATTCAACGGCAGGAACGACGACTGCAGGCTGGTTCCCCGTCGTGAAACACTATTCGGCACTATTGGGCTCGTTATCGTTAGTCGTGGAGTGCCCTAAAAACTTAGGGCACTCCAGATGGAATGTAACATTCGTCGTATTCCTCATTTTCGCAGCATTGATCATCATTATTTTCTTGATCATTAAAAAAGATGAAAATGCTCTTTTTGAGCGTCGTCGTCACGAATAA
- a CDS encoding DUF5692 family protein, with protein MLNIITMTGWAKITVSTRKDQKVKGLIWADMIWPWVIAYDLWNHAFLYNALADYTWYCTFALLLAATIPTFFWAKGQWLWFRCYTLMFWIAMNNVIPELLISPGQNNFATMNPTANIICAMAALIANVALFIYCAYVVVVKHRQPYTTGLFQDFKAYRTIVKEHCSEEEKYWMCDLIKETPAELGFDPELKKPPVHGGFVTHFPWWGKQDKRYPKLRTPVSSDPYLVAKGVQGDPQWEVTE; from the coding sequence ATGCTCAATATTATTACCATGACTGGTTGGGCAAAAATTACGGTATCAACCCGCAAAGATCAAAAAGTCAAAGGCCTAATATGGGCAGACATGATCTGGCCATGGGTTATTGCCTACGATTTGTGGAATCACGCATTTTTATATAACGCACTAGCCGATTACACCTGGTATTGCACATTCGCTCTCCTATTGGCAGCAACGATACCTACATTTTTCTGGGCAAAAGGTCAATGGCTATGGTTCCGGTGTTACACACTAATGTTCTGGATCGCGATGAATAACGTTATCCCTGAATTACTGATTTCTCCCGGACAAAACAACTTTGCAACAATGAATCCAACCGCAAATATAATCTGCGCAATGGCCGCTTTAATAGCTAATGTAGCACTGTTCATCTACTGCGCCTACGTTGTTGTTGTCAAGCATCGTCAACCGTACACCACCGGACTCTTCCAAGACTTTAAGGCCTACCGAACAATAGTTAAAGAACATTGTAGCGAGGAAGAAAAATACTGGATGTGCGATTTAATCAAAGAAACGCCGGCGGAACTCGGCTTCGATCCTGAACTTAAAAAGCCACCCGTCCACGGCGGCTTTGTCACTCACTTCCCATGGTGGGGAAAGCAGGATAAGCGATATCCAAAGCTCAGAACACCAGTTAGCTCCGATCCTTATCTTGTGGCGAAGGGCGTTCAAGGCGATCCACAATGGGAGGTAACAGAATAA
- the tyrS gene encoding tyrosine--tRNA ligase — translation MTDILEELQWRGLIAQHSDINELRKALNEGSISFYCGFDPTAASLHHGHLVAVKMMRHLQMAGHRPIVLVGGATGLIGDPRPKGERSLNTRETVAEWTQALRSQLESLLDFEGPNAAITVNNLDWTKELSAIDFLRDLGKHFRMGTMLSKDIVARRLQSDEGISFTEFSYQILQANDYLELYRRYNCTLELGGNDQWGNIVGGMDLVRKVEGASVHVLTNQLITKSDGTKFGKTEGGAVWLNPQMLSPYKFYQFWLNTADADVIRMLKVFTFLSKERIEELEVELAERAYAREAQRVLADEVTTWVHGAQATARVKDASAVLFGKKDPVDVDGETLRDAVAELPLVNASLGTSLQDVLVDLGFEKGRGAARRTIAAGGVSINNVKVDDEERVLNAEDILAGELILVRKGRKNMAAIRVG, via the coding sequence GTGACGGACATCCTCGAAGAATTACAATGGCGGGGTCTTATTGCTCAGCACTCAGATATTAACGAGTTGCGTAAGGCTCTGAACGAGGGCTCGATTTCTTTCTATTGTGGCTTTGATCCAACTGCCGCTTCATTGCATCATGGTCATTTAGTGGCAGTGAAAATGATGCGCCATTTGCAAATGGCAGGTCATCGTCCAATCGTTTTAGTGGGCGGAGCAACAGGGCTTATTGGCGATCCGCGGCCAAAAGGTGAAAGGTCGCTTAACACGCGAGAAACTGTCGCAGAATGGACGCAGGCATTACGATCTCAGCTTGAGTCGTTGCTTGATTTTGAGGGGCCGAATGCGGCAATTACGGTCAATAATCTTGACTGGACTAAAGAATTAAGTGCGATTGACTTCTTGCGCGATCTTGGGAAGCATTTCCGAATGGGGACAATGCTTTCAAAAGATATTGTGGCACGTCGGTTACAGTCTGATGAAGGTATTTCGTTTACTGAGTTTTCTTATCAGATTCTGCAAGCCAATGATTATCTAGAGTTATATCGCCGCTACAACTGTACGTTGGAGTTAGGCGGAAATGACCAGTGGGGAAATATCGTTGGTGGTATGGACCTAGTCCGCAAAGTTGAGGGCGCCAGCGTTCACGTACTTACGAATCAGTTGATTACAAAGTCTGATGGTACGAAGTTTGGTAAGACTGAAGGGGGCGCGGTGTGGCTGAATCCGCAGATGCTTAGCCCTTACAAGTTCTATCAGTTCTGGCTAAATACTGCGGATGCTGACGTTATTCGCATGCTTAAGGTTTTCACCTTTTTATCAAAAGAACGTATTGAGGAGCTTGAGGTTGAGCTTGCGGAGCGTGCTTATGCTCGTGAAGCGCAGCGTGTTTTAGCAGATGAAGTGACGACGTGGGTTCATGGGGCGCAAGCTACTGCGCGGGTTAAGGATGCATCTGCAGTGCTCTTTGGCAAGAAGGATCCGGTGGACGTTGATGGCGAGACACTGCGTGATGCGGTTGCTGAGTTACCGTTGGTGAACGCATCACTTGGAACAAGTTTGCAAGATGTTTTAGTCGACCTTGGCTTTGAGAAGGGGCGTGGAGCGGCCCGGCGGACTATTGCCGCAGGAGGAGTTTCGATTAATAACGTGAAGGTCGATGACGAAGAGCGCGTTTTGAATGCGGAAGATATTTTGGCTGGCGAATTGATCTTAGTTCGCAAGGGCCGTAAAAATATGGCTGCTATTCGAGTAGGATAG
- a CDS encoding YkvI family membrane protein, translating to MRNNDTMVKQAVVMALAFMGLIIGAGFASGQELLQYFIAFGRPGIWGALVAAFLFALSGYIVMQLGSYFHAKEHSAVFNEVSHPIVSRVLDVFTVLTLFTMGFVMIAGAGANFHQQYGLPTWVGSLAMVGLVIAAGFLNVDKVTTVIGLITPFILVFIVMASVHAFTHASLSINALEPVATTLRPAIPSLTISTINYVTMSMALAISMALVMGGNIINTKIAGYGGLLGGGVFGIILMLSVLAIFAQIDKVKDAPMPMLELVNHIHPVAGTAMAVIIYGMIFNTAIGLYYSLAKRVTASNPQYFIPAISILSFIGFGLSFFGFQTLVGTLYPIVGYVGIIMMGILGYAWITRRKAIRHELKLRARIRRLLRVKWDASRAFTRRHENALVAALDESNIDSVEQHREVSAEVVSEIEDDDAADVEPTWEMISQKWDEEVIDDSPLIDITSDVDQTEARVRALEAEQEKSENLNDHAD from the coding sequence ATGAGAAATAACGATACTATGGTCAAACAAGCTGTCGTCATGGCGCTAGCCTTTATGGGACTAATTATCGGTGCCGGTTTTGCATCTGGCCAAGAGCTTTTACAATATTTTATCGCTTTTGGCAGACCAGGCATTTGGGGTGCTCTTGTTGCCGCATTTTTATTTGCACTCTCGGGTTATATCGTGATGCAGCTAGGCTCATATTTTCACGCAAAAGAACATTCTGCAGTATTCAACGAAGTTTCCCACCCAATCGTCTCCCGAGTTTTAGATGTTTTTACCGTCCTAACACTTTTTACGATGGGCTTCGTAATGATTGCTGGCGCGGGCGCAAATTTCCACCAACAATATGGATTACCCACATGGGTTGGCTCCTTAGCGATGGTGGGTTTAGTGATTGCGGCCGGTTTTCTTAACGTTGATAAAGTTACCACTGTTATCGGATTAATTACTCCATTTATTTTAGTATTTATTGTTATGGCATCAGTGCATGCTTTTACTCATGCCAGTTTATCTATTAATGCTCTTGAACCAGTAGCGACTACCTTGCGGCCGGCAATTCCTTCACTAACTATATCGACAATTAATTACGTTACGATGTCCATGGCCTTAGCGATATCGATGGCTCTTGTTATGGGTGGCAATATCATTAATACAAAAATCGCTGGGTACGGAGGCTTACTTGGTGGCGGAGTATTTGGCATTATTTTAATGTTGTCTGTTCTAGCAATCTTTGCACAAATTGATAAAGTTAAAGACGCCCCGATGCCGATGCTAGAACTCGTTAACCACATTCATCCGGTGGCAGGAACAGCTATGGCAGTCATTATTTATGGAATGATCTTTAATACCGCTATCGGCCTTTATTATTCTCTTGCAAAACGCGTCACAGCATCCAATCCGCAATATTTCATTCCGGCTATCTCTATCCTTTCTTTCATCGGTTTTGGACTATCTTTCTTCGGCTTTCAAACCCTAGTAGGCACCCTTTACCCGATTGTGGGATACGTCGGAATTATTATGATGGGTATTCTTGGCTACGCTTGGATAACACGCCGCAAAGCGATCCGGCATGAACTTAAATTACGTGCGCGTATTCGGCGTTTACTGCGTGTGAAGTGGGATGCATCGCGAGCCTTTACACGTCGTCACGAAAATGCCCTAGTTGCTGCCTTGGATGAATCAAATATCGATTCTGTCGAACAACATCGAGAAGTTTCAGCAGAAGTAGTATCTGAAATTGAAGACGACGACGCTGCCGACGTCGAACCAACTTGGGAAATGATTTCACAAAAATGGGATGAAGAAGTAATCGACGACTCCCCGCTTATCGATATCACATCAGATGTTGATCAGACTGAAGCCCGAGTACGAGCACTAGAAGCAGAACAAGAAAAATCTGAAAATCTCAACGATCACGCAGATTAA
- a CDS encoding nitroreductase family protein, whose product MNPTILTLLQHRSIREFSSRSIDDDVLKTLFDVAMHTSTSRGFQHAAVIRVRRSDLREQLANIGGQPYIARAPELFVGVVDTRRSVRVLEELGGDPTPATSMDAFREGFTDAVLMIQNMTVAAESMGLGVTLLGSILNDIPRLIQLLKLPQYTFPALGMICGYPAQQPQLKPRIPTHLRVMDDRYWEPESWTLALSEYDQQMATYYDSRDMNRRVDTFTEQIMRKLRSTDVKDAFIDHVRAQGFGSYTQTS is encoded by the coding sequence ATGAATCCAACAATTTTGACACTTCTACAGCATCGTTCTATTCGGGAGTTTTCTTCTCGATCGATTGACGACGACGTTCTTAAAACATTATTCGATGTTGCTATGCACACCTCAACATCTCGTGGATTTCAGCATGCAGCTGTGATTAGGGTACGTCGCTCTGATCTTCGTGAGCAGTTAGCTAATATTGGCGGACAACCTTATATTGCACGAGCACCGGAATTGTTTGTCGGCGTGGTGGATACTCGGCGCAGTGTGCGTGTTTTGGAGGAATTAGGCGGGGATCCAACTCCAGCGACATCTATGGATGCTTTTCGTGAGGGTTTTACCGATGCGGTGTTGATGATTCAAAATATGACTGTTGCTGCTGAATCTATGGGGCTAGGCGTGACATTATTGGGATCTATCCTCAATGATATTCCACGGCTTATCCAACTTTTGAAACTTCCGCAGTACACCTTCCCGGCTTTGGGGATGATATGCGGATATCCTGCACAGCAGCCCCAGTTGAAACCACGCATTCCAACTCATTTACGGGTTATGGACGATAGGTATTGGGAGCCTGAATCATGGACCTTGGCCTTATCTGAGTACGATCAACAGATGGCTACCTATTACGATTCGCGTGACATGAATCGACGAGTTGACACGTTCACCGAACAAATTATGCGTAAACTGCGTAGCACGGATGTGAAGGATGCGTTTATCGATCATGTGCGTGCGCAAGGATTTGGGAGTTACACTCAAACCTCTTGA
- the argR gene encoding arginine repressor, whose protein sequence is MKGSIPTTRAARQAMIVAVVENSAISSQNELQKILKNQGIVVTQATLSRDLEELRAFKEHNSTGQRVYRIPAVNDLAESDNGVRAQLKRWARELLVSAQQAENQVVLRTPPGAAQLLASSLDRAVIDGVLGCIAGDDTVLIIASSVRRAVLLKTELLSLAHSGVGENDS, encoded by the coding sequence ATGAAAGGTTCGATTCCAACGACGCGTGCGGCGCGCCAAGCGATGATTGTTGCCGTTGTTGAAAACTCCGCGATTTCGTCTCAGAATGAATTGCAGAAAATTCTTAAGAATCAGGGAATTGTTGTAACGCAGGCTACCCTTTCGCGTGATTTAGAAGAATTACGCGCCTTTAAAGAGCATAATTCAACTGGTCAGCGGGTTTATCGTATCCCGGCAGTAAATGATCTGGCTGAGTCTGATAATGGGGTACGTGCACAGCTGAAACGATGGGCGCGTGAGTTGCTTGTTAGTGCTCAGCAAGCGGAAAATCAGGTTGTTTTGCGTACTCCACCCGGAGCGGCACAACTCCTTGCTTCTTCCTTAGACAGAGCAGTTATCGACGGAGTCTTGGGATGCATTGCTGGTGATGATACTGTTTTAATTATTGCCTCATCCGTCCGCAGGGCTGTCCTTCTCAAAACTGAGCTATTGTCTCTAGCGCATTCTGGAGTAGGAGAAAATGACTCATGA